One window of the Rhodococcus sovatensis genome contains the following:
- a CDS encoding APC family permease: MSTQSRADQPELQRRLGVFDAVVIGLGSMIGAGIFVALTPAAAAAGSGTGLLVGLAVAAVVAYCNATSSAKLAARYPVSGGTYVYGRERLGDFWGYLAGWAFVVGKTASCAAMALTVGAYAWPAHANAVAVAAVVALTAVNYRGVQKSALLTRVIIAIVLAVLAFVVVASVSSPQADVGRLDIGADVTIGGVLQAAGLLFFAFAGYARIATLGEEVRDPARTIPRAIPLALGIALFVYTLVAVAVLAVLGADQLGASTAPLADAVRAAGVPWLVPVVQVGAAIAALGSLLALVLGVSRTVLAMARDHHLPHALAAVHPRFKVPHRAELAVAAVVVVIASTADVRDAIGFSSFGVLIYYAIANAAAWTLTSAEGRPRRIVPVVGLAGCVALAFALPMVSVTTGAAVIVIGALVYGLRRGLSSRSARLG; this comes from the coding sequence ATGAGCACACAGTCACGAGCTGATCAGCCGGAACTGCAACGTCGGCTCGGTGTGTTCGACGCGGTGGTGATCGGGCTGGGGTCGATGATCGGCGCAGGCATCTTCGTCGCACTGACACCCGCTGCCGCGGCGGCAGGGTCGGGTACAGGGCTGCTGGTGGGGTTGGCGGTGGCCGCGGTCGTGGCGTACTGCAACGCGACATCCTCGGCGAAGCTGGCGGCTCGGTACCCGGTCTCGGGCGGGACATATGTGTACGGCCGCGAGCGGCTGGGTGACTTCTGGGGTTATCTGGCCGGGTGGGCGTTCGTCGTCGGCAAGACCGCGTCGTGTGCGGCAATGGCGTTGACCGTCGGCGCGTACGCCTGGCCTGCGCATGCCAACGCGGTCGCGGTCGCAGCCGTCGTCGCGTTGACTGCGGTGAACTATCGGGGCGTGCAGAAGTCGGCGCTGTTGACCCGCGTCATCATCGCAATCGTTCTGGCGGTTCTGGCATTCGTCGTAGTGGCGAGCGTGTCCTCACCACAGGCTGATGTCGGCCGCTTGGACATCGGTGCCGACGTCACCATCGGTGGAGTGTTGCAAGCGGCCGGGTTGTTGTTCTTCGCGTTCGCCGGCTACGCCCGCATCGCCACCTTGGGCGAGGAGGTCCGCGACCCCGCTCGCACGATTCCGCGTGCGATCCCGCTGGCGTTGGGGATTGCCTTGTTCGTGTACACCCTGGTGGCGGTTGCGGTGCTGGCTGTCTTGGGAGCCGACCAGTTGGGTGCGTCGACCGCCCCGTTGGCCGATGCGGTTCGCGCTGCGGGTGTGCCGTGGCTGGTACCGGTCGTGCAGGTGGGCGCTGCAATCGCCGCGCTGGGTTCGCTGCTGGCCCTGGTGCTGGGGGTGTCGCGGACCGTGTTGGCTATGGCGCGCGATCACCACTTGCCGCACGCATTGGCCGCCGTGCACCCGCGGTTCAAGGTCCCTCATCGGGCCGAACTGGCCGTCGCCGCTGTCGTCGTGGTGATCGCATCGACTGCTGACGTACGTGATGCGATCGGCTTCTCGTCGTTCGGGGTCCTGATCTACTACGCCATCGCCAATGCCGCAGCGTGGACTTTGACCTCGGCTGAGGGCCGTCCCAGGCGGATCGTGCCGGTGGTGGGTTTGGCAGGGTGTGTCGCCCTCGCGTTCGCGTTGCCGATGGTGTCGGTGACGACCGGAGCTGCGGTCATCGTGATCGGTGCGCTGGTCTACGGCCTGCGACGCGGACTTTCCAGCCGGTCGGCGAGATTGGGCTGA
- a CDS encoding HNH endonuclease: protein MQKLGDFQSAHTLSDQELVSTLAHIHTTESSLAASKLAILAESDRRGLALKLGYSSVAYWHAKSTRTPEAQSTRQIRLGYWLGQHPTVADALTDATIHHAHATAIADGHTLIHTADPTLDDDALDAHVATLLDVATRSLASTVTTRARELAHTAAADAQARHDAARKAAEAREAARRTREEQARRDAEEKARRTGTPTPTPSPDDTDSTDSAGDPAPELSDGPRPPSAAENPALNVLKIFQLPDGRSRVEGNLDTLTAEKLRTALSPLTAPTPGPGGALDPRTPARRNADGLADILDRHLAGGRGTSFTAPARVTLIVTLADLLTRPCSHHSAGDGNPLDREWPFDMEWTGPISGQLAELLTCDADMTPIIVDGAGVPLAMGRTARLAPPELRQAVIARDRCCVMCGRPAGWCQVHHVQYWIDGGPTDLTNSALVCGRCHRSIHNGDWQLVLGDDGHPQAIPPAAVDPDRQPIPSYHRRRQRTA, encoded by the coding sequence ATGCAGAAGTTGGGGGACTTCCAGAGCGCACACACGCTCTCCGATCAGGAGCTCGTGTCCACACTCGCGCACATCCACACCACCGAATCCTCCCTCGCCGCCTCGAAACTGGCGATACTCGCCGAATCCGACCGCCGCGGCCTCGCTTTGAAACTCGGCTACTCCTCCGTCGCCTACTGGCACGCCAAATCCACCCGAACCCCCGAAGCCCAATCCACCCGCCAGATCCGCCTCGGCTACTGGCTCGGACAACACCCCACCGTCGCAGACGCACTCACCGACGCCACCATCCACCACGCACACGCAACCGCCATCGCCGACGGCCACACCCTCATCCACACCGCAGACCCCACCCTCGACGATGATGCCCTCGACGCCCACGTCGCGACCCTCCTCGACGTCGCCACCCGATCCCTCGCCTCCACCGTCACCACACGCGCCCGCGAACTCGCCCATACCGCCGCAGCCGACGCCCAAGCCCGCCACGACGCCGCCCGCAAAGCCGCCGAAGCACGCGAGGCCGCCCGCCGCACACGTGAAGAACAAGCCCGACGCGACGCGGAAGAGAAAGCCCGCCGAACCGGCACACCCACCCCCACCCCCAGCCCCGACGACACCGACAGCACCGACTCAGCCGGCGATCCTGCTCCGGAACTTTCCGACGGACCCCGCCCACCGTCAGCAGCGGAGAACCCGGCGTTGAACGTGCTCAAGATTTTCCAGCTTCCCGACGGGCGGAGCCGCGTCGAAGGCAACCTCGACACCCTCACCGCCGAGAAACTCCGCACCGCGCTGTCCCCGCTGACTGCACCCACACCCGGGCCCGGCGGGGCCCTCGACCCCCGAACCCCCGCCCGGCGCAACGCCGATGGGCTTGCCGACATCCTCGATCGCCACCTCGCCGGCGGACGAGGGACAAGTTTTACCGCTCCCGCGCGGGTCACCCTGATCGTCACCCTCGCCGACCTCCTCACACGCCCCTGCAGCCATCACAGTGCCGGCGACGGGAACCCGCTCGATCGCGAGTGGCCGTTCGACATGGAGTGGACCGGGCCGATCTCCGGGCAACTCGCAGAACTCCTCACCTGCGATGCCGATATGACGCCGATCATCGTCGACGGCGCCGGAGTACCCCTGGCGATGGGCCGGACAGCTCGCCTCGCCCCACCCGAACTCCGACAGGCGGTCATCGCCCGAGATCGATGTTGCGTCATGTGCGGCAGACCCGCAGGCTGGTGCCAAGTCCACCACGTCCAATACTGGATAGACGGCGGACCAACAGATCTGACCAACTCGGCGTTGGTCTGCGGGCGCTGCCACCGCTCCATCCACAACGGAGACTGGCAACTCGTCCTCGGCGACGACGGACACCCCCAGGCGATACCGCCCGCCGCCGTCGACCCGGACCGACAACCCATCCCCAGCTACCACCGCCGACGACAACGCACCGCATAA
- a CDS encoding amidase, producing the protein MRVDEYRKYDGLGLAELVACGDVTPRELLDCALARSSSVDPGLNSIVRLMIEQADEQLTRPLHGPFAGVPFLIKDLAQDYAGLPTASGSKALTDLAAPEHSTVVQRWLDAGLVIFGKTNTPEFGSKGITESVLYGPARNPWDRSRTPGGSSGGSAASVAAGIVPVAGANDGGGSIRIPASCCGLVGLKPGRGLVPSGPTVGEAMHGAAVHGVVSRSVRDTAAMLDAIAGGEPTSGFMPARPEESFLSRMDKDPRSLRIGMYATTSMCPTPDPEAVAAMESAAKTLIDLGHTVELLDAPPFDDAALNREFLLAWFAYLAYEIDDVKRRTGCRDDAFERDSRVMAALGRSASSVDYLNAVEGRHRHVRALASYFETYDLLLTPTLAELPPRIGAFDLPKPLHLASELLLRSRTTGVLRHTGTVDRIIEDSISWIPYTQLANVTGRPALSLPLHWTPSGLPMGAHFTAPLGGEGLLVQLAAQLERAVPWGDRYAEVS; encoded by the coding sequence GTGCGAGTAGATGAGTATCGGAAGTACGACGGCCTCGGCTTGGCCGAATTGGTCGCGTGCGGTGACGTGACCCCCCGCGAGCTGCTCGATTGTGCTCTGGCGCGGTCGAGTTCGGTCGATCCTGGGCTGAACTCCATTGTCCGGCTCATGATCGAACAGGCCGACGAGCAGCTGACACGACCGTTGCACGGGCCATTCGCGGGCGTCCCTTTCCTGATCAAGGACCTGGCTCAGGACTACGCCGGGTTGCCTACCGCCAGCGGATCGAAGGCATTGACCGATCTTGCGGCACCCGAGCATTCCACGGTGGTGCAACGGTGGCTCGATGCCGGCCTCGTGATTTTCGGAAAGACCAACACTCCCGAATTCGGCTCCAAGGGAATCACCGAGTCCGTTCTCTATGGTCCGGCTCGAAACCCCTGGGATCGCAGCAGAACTCCCGGTGGCTCGTCGGGTGGATCTGCTGCCTCGGTCGCAGCCGGAATTGTCCCGGTGGCTGGAGCCAACGACGGCGGCGGTTCCATACGCATACCGGCTTCATGTTGCGGCCTCGTCGGGCTCAAACCGGGACGTGGCTTGGTCCCGTCAGGGCCGACGGTCGGTGAGGCCATGCACGGCGCTGCGGTGCACGGCGTCGTATCGAGATCGGTGCGCGACACCGCTGCGATGCTGGACGCAATAGCAGGCGGCGAGCCGACGTCCGGTTTCATGCCTGCACGCCCGGAGGAGAGCTTCTTGTCCCGAATGGACAAGGACCCGAGGTCTCTACGAATCGGCATGTACGCGACCACGTCGATGTGTCCGACACCCGACCCCGAAGCTGTTGCGGCGATGGAATCTGCAGCGAAGACATTGATCGATCTGGGTCACACCGTCGAACTACTCGATGCACCCCCGTTCGACGACGCGGCCTTGAACCGCGAGTTCCTACTCGCTTGGTTCGCCTATCTGGCGTACGAAATCGACGACGTCAAGCGTCGAACAGGTTGCAGGGACGATGCATTCGAACGCGACAGCCGCGTCATGGCTGCACTTGGCCGGTCGGCGAGTAGCGTCGACTACCTGAACGCAGTAGAAGGTCGTCACCGGCATGTACGTGCACTTGCGTCCTACTTCGAGACCTATGACCTGCTACTGACGCCCACCCTCGCCGAGCTCCCACCGCGGATCGGTGCGTTCGATCTGCCGAAACCGCTACACCTGGCGTCGGAGTTGTTGCTGCGCAGCCGAACTACCGGAGTTCTTCGGCACACCGGCACAGTCGATCGAATCATCGAGGACAGTATTTCGTGGATCCCGTACACCCAGCTGGCCAACGTGACCGGCAGACCCGCGCTGTCGCTGCCCCTGCATTGGACTCCGAGTGGCCTTCCGATGGGTGCGCATTTCACTGCTCCGCTCGGCGGAGAAGGGCTACTCGTCCAACTCGCTGCGCAGCTCGAACGAGCAGTCCCCTGGGGCGATCGCTACGCGGAGGTCAGCTAG